In one Desulfoferula mesophila genomic region, the following are encoded:
- a CDS encoding protein-L-isoaspartate(D-aspartate) O-methyltransferase, producing the protein MSLRVILSCALLLSLALPVWGAEDYAAARQRMVSEQLAARDIKDPRVLAAMGQVPRHLFVPPDLREKAYADHPLPIGQGQTISQPYIVAFMSQAVAIKPGDKVLEIGTGSGYQAAVLAAMGAEVYSVEIIPELAVQASERLKRLGYKVRVMAGDGNLGWPGEAPFAAILVTAGARKIPPKLVEQLKPGGRMILPLGPDVWSEELTLVSKDAQGGVSKRSLLAVRFVPLVDGAQPRK; encoded by the coding sequence ATGTCCCTGCGGGTAATTTTGAGTTGCGCGCTGCTGTTGTCCCTGGCCCTGCCCGTCTGGGGGGCCGAGGACTACGCCGCCGCGCGCCAACGCATGGTGAGTGAGCAACTGGCCGCCCGCGACATAAAGGATCCCCGGGTGCTGGCGGCCATGGGTCAGGTGCCCCGGCACCTTTTCGTGCCGCCCGATCTGCGGGAAAAGGCCTATGCCGACCACCCCCTGCCCATCGGCCAGGGACAGACCATTTCCCAACCCTATATCGTGGCCTTCATGAGCCAGGCCGTGGCCATAAAGCCGGGTGACAAGGTATTGGAGATCGGCACCGGCTCGGGCTACCAGGCGGCGGTCCTGGCGGCCATGGGGGCCGAGGTCTACAGCGTGGAGATTATTCCCGAGCTGGCCGTTCAGGCTTCCGAGCGCCTCAAGCGCCTGGGCTATAAGGTGCGGGTCATGGCGGGCGACGGCAATCTGGGCTGGCCCGGCGAGGCGCCCTTCGCGGCCATCCTGGTCACGGCCGGCGCCCGCAAGATACCCCCCAAGCTGGTGGAGCAGTTGAAACCGGGCGGGCGCATGATCTTGCCGTTGGGGCCGGACGTCTGGTCCGAGGAACTGACGCTGGTGAGCAAGGACGCCCAGGGCGGAGTGAGCAAGCGCTCCCTGCTGGCGGTGCGCTTCGTGCCCCTGGTGGACGGCGCCCAACCCAGGAAATAG
- a CDS encoding SixA phosphatase family protein, whose amino-acid sequence MEIYLMQHGPNLPPEQDPQEGLSPEGEVVVSRTAVALARLALHPGLMISSPKARARQSADIVSRALNYDPTQILVSDQVKAMTEPGDTLQFLAAQQEQAPLLVVGHLPNLAKVTAGLLSAAGQAQVDFQRGGVCALQVEDLPRGKGKLLWYLPPAVTALMAN is encoded by the coding sequence ATGGAAATTTATCTGATGCAGCACGGCCCCAACCTGCCGCCGGAACAAGACCCCCAGGAGGGGCTGAGCCCGGAAGGGGAGGTGGTGGTAAGCCGTACCGCCGTGGCCTTGGCCCGCCTGGCCCTGCACCCCGGCCTCATGATCTCCAGCCCCAAGGCCAGGGCCCGCCAAAGCGCCGATATCGTTTCCCGGGCCCTGAATTACGATCCCACCCAAATTCTGGTTAGCGATCAGGTCAAGGCCATGACCGAGCCCGGCGACACCCTGCAATTCCTGGCCGCCCAGCAAGAGCAGGCTCCGCTGTTGGTGGTGGGGCATCTGCCCAACCTGGCCAAGGTGACCGCCGGGCTCTTGTCCGCCGCCGGACAGGCGCAGGTGGATTTCCAGAGGGGCGGCGTCTGCGCTCTCCAGGTGGAGGATCTGCCCCGGGGCAAGGGCAAGCTCCTTTGGTATTTGCCCCCCGCGGTCACCGCCCTCATGGCGAACTGA
- a CDS encoding MATE family efflux transporter: MVRAMLRRWSQPNGYRQVLAVGLPLVVSFGTTSLIHFTDRVFLANYSVNAIAAALPAGIASFLSICFFMGVVSYVNVFVAQYVGAGAFQRVGASLWQGIYFSLASALFLASLYFVAEPIFAFAGHHPEVMRLEVIYFRILTLGAGAVVMATTLSCFFSGRGLTRPVMLVNLAGAALNIPLDYILINGVGWFPEMGIAGAALATVASQVLVLLLFALAVFTRGHDRCFAVRRARAWDGGLMRRMLRYGLPGGVQFFLDILVFTFFVFMVGRLGRAELAATNIVMAINTLSFMPMIGMSVAVSTLVGQAIGAGKPSGGVRATSSTLHIALAYMGLVALAFVFLPRELLYFFHSEHADAASQARMLELGVELLRFVAVYSLFDAMALVYMGALKGAGDIMFVMWTMALACLGMVIAPMLLGVELLGLGLYYIWGCVTFYVVVLGLVFRWRYGRGLWQNMRVIEATGAAD; the protein is encoded by the coding sequence ATGGTGCGCGCAATGCTTCGGCGCTGGTCTCAACCAAACGGCTACCGCCAGGTCTTGGCCGTGGGTCTTCCTCTGGTGGTGAGCTTCGGCACCACCTCGTTGATCCACTTCACCGACCGGGTGTTTTTGGCCAATTACTCCGTGAACGCCATCGCCGCCGCCTTGCCGGCGGGTATCGCCTCGTTTCTGAGCATCTGTTTTTTCATGGGCGTGGTCAGCTACGTCAACGTCTTCGTGGCCCAATACGTGGGGGCCGGGGCCTTCCAGCGGGTGGGAGCCTCCCTGTGGCAGGGCATCTATTTTTCCCTGGCCTCGGCCCTGTTTTTGGCCTCGCTGTATTTCGTGGCCGAGCCGATCTTCGCCTTTGCCGGCCACCATCCCGAGGTGATGCGCCTGGAGGTGATCTACTTCCGCATCCTCACCCTGGGGGCGGGGGCGGTGGTAATGGCCACCACCCTGAGCTGCTTTTTCTCGGGCCGGGGGCTCACCCGCCCGGTGATGCTGGTCAACCTGGCCGGTGCCGCGCTGAACATCCCCCTGGACTACATACTCATCAACGGGGTGGGCTGGTTCCCGGAGATGGGCATCGCCGGAGCGGCGTTGGCCACGGTGGCCTCCCAAGTGTTGGTGCTGCTGCTTTTCGCCCTGGCCGTTTTCACCCGCGGCCACGACCGCTGCTTCGCGGTGCGCCGGGCCCGGGCCTGGGACGGGGGGCTCATGCGGCGCATGTTGCGCTATGGCCTGCCCGGCGGGGTGCAGTTTTTTCTGGACATCCTGGTGTTCACCTTTTTCGTGTTCATGGTGGGCCGCCTGGGCCGGGCCGAGCTGGCGGCCACCAACATCGTCATGGCCATCAACACCCTGTCGTTCATGCCCATGATCGGCATGTCCGTGGCGGTGAGCACTCTGGTGGGCCAGGCCATAGGCGCGGGCAAGCCCTCGGGAGGGGTGCGCGCCACCTCCAGTACCCTGCACATAGCCTTGGCTTACATGGGCCTGGTGGCCCTGGCCTTCGTGTTCTTGCCCCGCGAATTGCTGTATTTCTTCCACTCCGAGCACGCGGACGCCGCCTCCCAGGCCCGCATGCTGGAGCTGGGGGTGGAGCTGTTGCGCTTCGTGGCGGTCTACTCCCTGTTCGACGCCATGGCCCTGGTGTATATGGGCGCCCTCAAGGGAGCGGGCGACATCATGTTTGTGATGTGGACCATGGCTCTGGCCTGCCTGGGCATGGTCATCGCCCCCATGCTGCTGGGCGTGGAGCTGCTGGGCCTGGGGCTCTATTACATCTGGGGCTGCGTCACCTTCTACGTGGTGGTGCTGGGCCTGGTGTTCCGTTGGCGCTACGGCCGGGGATTGTGGCAGAATATGCGGGTCATCGAGGCTACGGGAGCTGCCGACTAG
- a CDS encoding PAS domain-containing protein: MSSVANISYPAELLDQLPVAVTVLDREGIIKYYNEHAPQVVDRKPEYLGRDIREFHQPASNAKMERIFAAYAQGGREEYCWRLKRGDKEFMVRVRPWLVDGQWAGLVHTVMLLG, translated from the coding sequence ATGAGCAGCGTGGCAAACATATCCTACCCGGCGGAGTTGCTGGATCAGCTCCCGGTGGCGGTGACCGTGCTGGACCGCGAGGGCATCATCAAATACTACAATGAGCACGCGCCCCAGGTGGTGGACCGCAAGCCCGAATACCTGGGCCGCGACATCCGCGAGTTCCACCAGCCGGCCAGCAACGCCAAGATGGAGCGGATCTTCGCGGCCTATGCCCAGGGCGGGCGCGAGGAGTATTGCTGGCGGCTCAAACGGGGCGACAAGGAGTTCATGGTGAGGGTGCGGCCCTGGCTGGTGGACGGCCAATGGGCGGGCCTGGTGCACACGGTCATGCTCCTGGGCTAG
- a CDS encoding MFS transporter, with translation MQTPATKYPPLWLSWLVWGLGALFYLMAFYQRVAPAVITRELMSQFGLSAAALGNLSAYYFYAYVAMQIPTGVLADHWGPRRLLSSGALVAGAGSLLFGLAPSLGWAELGRLLIGGAVAVAWVALLKLAAHWFNAKRFAAITGMGLLVGVIGAVTAGAPLRLLVDAFGWRPVLAASGVLTLAIALAIWLVIRDDPSQRGWRSHAPARAPDGASHGILAGVAHIWRYPNTVLLCIAGGGVVGPALTFAGLWGPPYLCQRYGLTPAQGGLICSVLMLSWAVGSPLVGGLSDRMGRRKPVYLGGTVVVFLGWLVMLYWPGLPLTAFVGVGVLAGLATGGMILTFAWCKESVPVHLGGTVSGAANMGIMLGPTLLQPTVGWLLDLNWGGAVVQGARVYDLSAYQISFIPMVAWILLAVVLLALARESHCRQLV, from the coding sequence TTGCAAACCCCGGCCACCAAATACCCGCCGCTGTGGCTCAGTTGGCTGGTATGGGGCCTGGGGGCGCTGTTTTATCTGATGGCTTTTTATCAGCGGGTGGCCCCGGCGGTCATCACCCGCGAGCTCATGAGCCAGTTCGGCCTTTCCGCCGCCGCCTTGGGCAACCTTTCCGCCTATTATTTTTACGCCTACGTGGCCATGCAGATCCCCACCGGGGTGCTGGCCGACCACTGGGGGCCGCGCCGCCTGCTATCCTCAGGAGCCCTGGTGGCCGGGGCCGGTTCGCTGCTCTTCGGCCTGGCTCCCTCCCTGGGCTGGGCCGAGCTGGGACGCCTGCTGATCGGCGGGGCGGTGGCGGTGGCCTGGGTGGCGCTGCTTAAGCTGGCCGCCCACTGGTTCAACGCCAAGCGTTTCGCGGCCATCACCGGCATGGGCCTTTTGGTGGGGGTGATCGGGGCGGTCACCGCCGGGGCGCCCCTGCGCCTGCTGGTGGACGCCTTTGGCTGGCGGCCGGTGCTGGCCGCTTCGGGGGTCCTTACCCTGGCCATAGCCCTGGCCATCTGGCTGGTCATCCGCGACGACCCCAGCCAGCGCGGCTGGCGCAGCCATGCCCCGGCGCGGGCTCCGGACGGCGCCTCCCATGGAATTTTGGCCGGAGTGGCCCACATCTGGCGCTACCCCAACACCGTTCTGCTGTGCATCGCCGGAGGCGGGGTGGTGGGACCGGCGCTCACCTTCGCCGGGCTGTGGGGACCGCCCTACCTTTGCCAGCGCTACGGACTGACCCCGGCACAAGGCGGCCTGATCTGCTCGGTGCTCATGCTCTCCTGGGCCGTGGGCAGCCCCTTGGTGGGCGGTCTTTCCGACCGCATGGGCCGCCGCAAACCCGTGTATCTGGGCGGGACGGTGGTGGTGTTTCTGGGCTGGCTGGTGATGCTCTACTGGCCCGGCCTGCCCCTGACCGCCTTCGTGGGGGTGGGGGTGCTGGCCGGCCTGGCCACCGGCGGCATGATCCTTACCTTTGCCTGGTGCAAGGAATCGGTGCCCGTCCATCTTGGCGGCACGGTGAGCGGTGCGGCCAACATGGGGATAATGCTGGGGCCCACCCTGTTGCAGCCCACGGTGGGCTGGCTGCTGGACCTCAACTGGGGAGGAGCGGTGGTGCAGGGAGCGCGCGTCTACGACCTGTCCGCCTACCAGATCAGTTTCATCCCCATGGTGGCCTGGATCCTGTTGGCCGTGGTGCTCTTGGCCCTGGCCAGGGAAAGCCACTGCCGCCAATTGGTTTGA
- a CDS encoding NAD-dependent epimerase/dehydratase family protein yields the protein MRQADWQGRRAVVTGAAGFLGRHLIRALTQAGAEVTALDRVAPPTGLPNGVRWRQVDLMSPQGMRQGLELDPGQASRAMLFHLAALSMPVDCARDPQMARALNADMATALGRAWLEAGGRGMLFASTCLVYAPVIDGSDVREDYPVLARNPYTEAKLTAEQGLTSLAAEGDLALRIVRLGNVYGPGAHPGTVVPEAMAMARAGQTPLMRRPGEELDLIYVDDVIEGMRRLAALEPEPADRVVNLGSGRGWRVAKMAAEVSRLAGVDPPPDDQSQPGWGYRLVLDVSLLRRLTGWSPQTERLWGLEQTWRAYNA from the coding sequence ATGCGACAAGCTGATTGGCAAGGACGTAGGGCTGTAGTCACCGGCGCGGCGGGCTTTTTGGGACGGCACCTGATCAGGGCCTTGACCCAGGCTGGGGCCGAAGTGACGGCCCTGGACCGGGTAGCGCCGCCGACTGGCCTGCCGAACGGAGTGCGCTGGCGGCAGGTGGACCTGATGAGCCCCCAGGGCATGCGCCAAGGCTTGGAGCTTGATCCGGGTCAGGCTTCCCGGGCCATGCTGTTTCATCTGGCCGCCCTGAGCATGCCGGTGGATTGCGCCCGCGATCCCCAGATGGCCCGCGCCCTCAACGCCGACATGGCCACCGCTCTGGGCCGGGCCTGGCTGGAGGCCGGCGGGCGCGGTATGTTGTTCGCCTCCACCTGCCTGGTCTACGCTCCGGTGATAGACGGCAGCGACGTCCGCGAGGACTACCCGGTCCTGGCGCGCAACCCCTACACCGAGGCCAAGCTGACCGCCGAACAGGGTCTCACCTCCCTGGCGGCCGAGGGCGATCTGGCCCTGCGCATCGTGCGCTTGGGCAACGTCTACGGGCCGGGAGCCCATCCGGGTACCGTGGTGCCCGAGGCCATGGCCATGGCCCGCGCCGGCCAAACCCCGCTCATGCGCCGGCCCGGCGAGGAGCTGGACCTCATCTACGTGGACGACGTGATAGAAGGCATGCGGCGCCTGGCCGCCCTGGAGCCGGAGCCTGCCGACCGCGTCGTCAACCTGGGCTCGGGCCGGGGCTGGCGGGTGGCCAAGATGGCCGCCGAGGTCAGCCGCCTGGCCGGGGTGGACCCGCCGCCGGACGACCAGTCCCAGCCGGGCTGGGGCTATCGCCTGGTGCTGGACGTGAGCCTGCTGCGCCGTCTCACCGGCTGGTCGCCCCAAACCGAGCGCCTGTGGGGCCTGGAGCAGACCTGGCGGGCCTATAACGCCTGA
- a CDS encoding ArnT family glycosyltransferase, with protein sequence MSPNLEKGTSTLWWIAVIALLALAVRGIFFLAPSLDSDQAVVGLMGMDILEGHLPLMFWGQDYGGSLESIVAAGFFALFGVSRQSLYLSPTFMSLFYLAAIYLIGRNLWGRRAGLAALFLASLGPFYLIWHSVLPRAIYIDTLALGVWLIWVTLRALRREPGTREYARLCAVFGLLAGVAMWCHMLAVYFILPCALVWWRRDPRLMIRPAFALMMAAFFLGSLPLWWHNVVTDWSTYYFMFHPKPKEPFWQSLRFIWERSLPVLLGAHYFALSGKDAVVVPVLSQAVLALTGLSAMAGLIFWGKNLVRRLVWGNRGDGSEVLLLTVGAVVLVFGVMGLSSSGTHRYLVPLYAVWPLLLAWAFDRLGQRGVAGRMAAWAGLGAVAVLLAVGVYRVSPLGDPDLKPRYEGFTTLARDMSGFLASQGVSHAYVSHYWVAPVLTFDCRKKVVFVVSRKDRNPAFERGLLRAERFAFCEIGKPAVPRLRQNLLSLGARFQEHELRGWRIFYDVTPPPQHPQALSPAEWRVQAGPNPAWSYRAVDHNANLGWRSLAGQEPGQQVAVDLGRVVPQVCQVLLFNGMAEDAPHRIRVMGSVDGQAWQRLAEVEGDPVPYAWTGDDKLVALRFDSWQELRFTPHDLRYLRLEQVGHRPKWNWSVLELLVGAAGAPRPEPQAAAHWLRQELGPHAQVWCPPGLAAWLPEKMRPQALRHGHPDWLPKYLRASWLLPDDHRLFFAVESGRLGYALAALRGAGWRAESKTAHGYGLIIADPPQAPPAAQGQKLTLLPQGDGLVADLGAGRKLAQVELLPPQGQTLTPAGLRLELSRDGAAFTPATFQARWPSRLYWSGLAPMAAMPGPVRLELAPTTARYLRLSRREAPLPAGLALSVIPVGK encoded by the coding sequence GTGAGCCCAAATCTGGAAAAAGGCACCTCCACCCTGTGGTGGATCGCCGTTATCGCCCTATTGGCCTTGGCGGTGCGCGGCATATTTTTCCTGGCCCCGTCCCTGGACTCCGACCAAGCGGTGGTGGGGCTCATGGGCATGGACATCCTGGAAGGCCACCTGCCCCTGATGTTTTGGGGCCAGGACTACGGCGGCAGTCTGGAGTCCATTGTGGCCGCCGGATTTTTCGCGCTGTTCGGGGTGAGCCGCCAGAGCCTGTATCTCTCGCCCACCTTCATGTCCCTGTTCTACCTGGCCGCCATCTACCTCATCGGCCGGAACCTCTGGGGACGCCGGGCCGGCCTGGCGGCCCTGTTCCTGGCCTCCCTGGGCCCCTTCTACCTCATCTGGCACTCGGTGTTGCCCCGGGCCATTTACATCGACACCCTGGCCCTGGGGGTATGGCTGATCTGGGTCACCCTGCGGGCCCTGCGCCGGGAGCCGGGCACCAGAGAATACGCCAGGCTCTGCGCGGTGTTCGGGCTGCTGGCCGGAGTGGCGATGTGGTGCCACATGCTGGCGGTGTACTTCATCCTGCCCTGCGCCCTGGTGTGGTGGCGGCGCGATCCCCGCCTGATGATCCGCCCGGCCTTCGCCCTGATGATGGCCGCTTTTTTCCTGGGCAGCCTGCCCCTGTGGTGGCACAACGTCGTCACCGACTGGTCCACCTATTACTTTATGTTCCACCCCAAGCCCAAGGAACCTTTCTGGCAGAGCCTCCGCTTCATCTGGGAACGCAGCCTGCCGGTTTTGTTGGGCGCTCACTATTTCGCCCTAAGCGGCAAGGACGCGGTGGTGGTGCCCGTACTCAGCCAGGCGGTGCTGGCGCTCACCGGCCTCAGCGCCATGGCCGGGCTGATCTTCTGGGGCAAGAACCTGGTGCGGCGCCTGGTGTGGGGCAACCGGGGCGACGGCTCGGAGGTGCTGCTGCTCACCGTGGGCGCGGTGGTGCTGGTGTTCGGGGTAATGGGCCTCTCCTCCTCGGGCACCCACCGCTATCTGGTGCCCCTGTACGCGGTGTGGCCCTTGCTGCTGGCCTGGGCTTTTGACCGCCTGGGGCAACGGGGAGTGGCGGGACGGATGGCCGCCTGGGCCGGGCTGGGCGCGGTGGCGGTGCTTCTGGCGGTGGGGGTGTACCGGGTTTCCCCCTTGGGTGACCCGGACCTGAAACCGCGTTACGAGGGCTTCACCACCCTGGCGAGAGATATGTCGGGCTTCCTGGCCTCCCAGGGGGTTAGCCACGCCTACGTGTCCCACTATTGGGTGGCCCCGGTGCTCACCTTTGATTGCCGCAAAAAGGTGGTGTTCGTGGTCTCGCGCAAGGACCGCAACCCCGCCTTTGAGCGGGGCCTGCTCCGGGCCGAGCGCTTCGCTTTTTGCGAGATCGGCAAGCCCGCCGTGCCCCGTTTGCGGCAAAACCTGCTTTCCCTGGGGGCCCGCTTTCAGGAGCACGAATTGCGCGGCTGGCGCATCTTCTACGACGTGACTCCCCCGCCCCAGCATCCCCAGGCCCTCTCGCCCGCCGAGTGGCGGGTGCAGGCCGGACCCAACCCGGCCTGGTCGTATCGGGCGGTGGACCACAACGCCAACCTGGGCTGGCGCAGCCTTGCGGGCCAGGAGCCGGGCCAGCAAGTGGCGGTGGACCTGGGCCGCGTGGTGCCCCAGGTATGCCAGGTGCTGCTATTCAACGGCATGGCTGAAGACGCGCCCCACCGCATTAGGGTGATGGGCAGCGTGGACGGACAGGCTTGGCAACGGTTGGCCGAGGTGGAGGGGGACCCGGTGCCCTATGCCTGGACCGGAGACGACAAGCTGGTGGCCCTGCGTTTCGACAGCTGGCAAGAGCTGCGCTTTACTCCCCATGACCTGCGCTATCTGCGTTTGGAGCAGGTCGGCCATCGGCCCAAGTGGAACTGGTCGGTGCTGGAGTTGTTGGTGGGCGCGGCCGGAGCCCCCCGGCCCGAGCCCCAGGCCGCCGCCCATTGGCTACGCCAGGAGCTGGGGCCCCACGCCCAGGTCTGGTGCCCGCCCGGCCTGGCCGCCTGGCTGCCCGAGAAAATGCGTCCCCAGGCCCTGCGCCACGGCCACCCGGACTGGTTGCCCAAGTACCTGCGGGCCTCCTGGCTGCTGCCCGATGACCATCGCCTGTTCTTCGCGGTGGAAAGCGGCCGCCTGGGCTATGCCCTGGCCGCCCTGCGCGGCGCGGGATGGCGCGCCGAGAGCAAGACGGCCCACGGCTACGGCCTTATCATCGCCGATCCGCCCCAGGCCCCGCCTGCCGCCCAGGGCCAAAAGTTGACGTTGCTGCCCCAGGGAGACGGCCTGGTGGCCGATCTGGGAGCGGGGCGCAAGCTCGCCCAGGTGGAGCTGCTGCCGCCCCAGGGCCAGACCCTCACCCCCGCCGGTCTGCGCCTGGAGCTTTCCCGGGACGGCGCGGCCTTTACTCCGGCCACGTTCCAGGCCCGCTGGCCCTCCCGGCTATACTGGTCCGGCCTGGCGCCCATGGCCGCCATGCCCGGCCCGGTGCGCCTGGAGCTGGCGCCAACCACGGCGCGTTACCTGCGCCTGAGCCGCCGGGAGGCGCCCCTGCCCGCGGGTTTGGCCCTTAGCGTAATTCCAGTGGGAAAATAG
- a CDS encoding glutamate synthase-related protein, with protein MGEKYHVEVDPTQPRFTPVAKIAAMETEGCLGCLKCVKRDSCIYEVYRKKTFDAGQVVDTTDSMCISCMRCVQECKKGILSRAVNPQFEAMGDDYWRPDIIGTLWKQATTGAIPVSGAGYRGPFAGPGFDKMWTDMSEIVRPTRDGIHGREYISTTIELGRRPDRLFFDEDGALDVDMPPMVELPTPMILDIPPWGKAGPGTRRALALAAKEGRTLAVATYEEAADLLADLRPHLIVRLDGVPANLSPLDGVVMAEMIDTPGVMDDVAKLKELRPDLVVAVRLALDQDAADRAAELALAGAEVLYLQAGYKGQGLGKAAGTFITDLLREVHLRLVDEACRDQVTLVAGGGVALAEHVAKTILCGADAVSLGLVLNVAMECRLCGSCTEGFDCPVNLDGIDAEQGKRRVVNLLGAFHSQLIELMGAMGIREVRRLRGEMGRAMVFEDLEKMSFAPIFGERVTDLPPAKPTAAPPLAPGDYSALPVNIATAPSRYRNALTKFKVERLNTCVACGKCAEVCQFGVHVKAGEKMLAPRSRHCRGADYCRSIGSYCGDACPVEAIRVGQNPVWKTFGDPRWPADLLVATWIQAETGKPPEENLEYRKGASGGGFDRMEIVFPPEPPDASFGPQDVDLSLPLNRRDDDGRPPVEIGFPVYGGGMSFGSVSQATMESRARAYSSMNSFTCTGEGGFPPVLEKYSDNVITQVATGLFGVREDTIQRVRIVEFKYAQGAKPGLGGHLLGDKVTEAVAKMREAVVGTSLFSPFPFHSVYSVEDHKKHVDWIKHVNPTTLVSVKVSTPVDVDMVAVGSYYAGAHIVHLDGSYGGTGAAPDIAKKNIAMPIEYAIPMVHRFLTEEGIRDKITLIASGGVRTAWDVAKAIALGADGIVCGTADMVALECIRCANCESGRGCPRGIATTDPVLSAAYDADWGSQRVINLFNSWAIQLRDILWRLGLKSVRDLVGRSDLLTHLDYQKKA; from the coding sequence ATGGGCGAAAAGTATCACGTCGAGGTGGACCCCACCCAACCGCGTTTCACTCCGGTGGCCAAAATCGCCGCCATGGAGACGGAAGGCTGTTTGGGCTGCCTGAAGTGCGTCAAGCGCGATAGCTGCATTTACGAGGTTTATCGCAAGAAGACCTTTGACGCCGGGCAGGTGGTGGACACCACCGACTCCATGTGCATCAGCTGCATGCGCTGCGTGCAGGAATGCAAAAAAGGCATCCTCTCCCGGGCCGTGAACCCCCAGTTCGAGGCCATGGGCGACGATTATTGGCGGCCGGACATCATCGGCACCCTGTGGAAGCAGGCCACCACCGGCGCCATCCCGGTGTCCGGGGCCGGCTATCGCGGCCCCTTTGCCGGTCCCGGCTTTGACAAGATGTGGACCGACATGAGCGAGATCGTGCGGCCCACCCGCGACGGCATCCACGGCCGCGAATACATCAGCACCACCATCGAGCTGGGCCGCCGCCCCGACCGCCTGTTCTTCGACGAAGACGGCGCCCTGGACGTGGACATGCCGCCCATGGTGGAGTTGCCCACGCCCATGATCCTGGACATCCCCCCCTGGGGCAAGGCGGGCCCCGGCACCCGCCGGGCCTTGGCCCTGGCGGCCAAGGAGGGCAGGACCCTGGCCGTGGCCACCTATGAGGAGGCCGCCGACCTGTTGGCCGACCTGCGCCCCCACCTCATCGTGCGCCTGGACGGCGTTCCGGCCAACCTGAGCCCCCTGGACGGGGTGGTCATGGCCGAGATGATCGACACCCCCGGGGTGATGGACGACGTGGCCAAGCTCAAAGAGCTCAGGCCCGACCTGGTGGTGGCCGTGCGCCTGGCTCTAGACCAAGACGCGGCCGACCGCGCCGCCGAGCTGGCCCTGGCCGGAGCCGAGGTGCTCTACCTGCAGGCCGGCTACAAGGGCCAGGGCCTGGGCAAGGCCGCGGGCACCTTCATCACCGACCTGTTGCGCGAGGTGCACCTGCGCCTGGTGGACGAGGCCTGCCGCGACCAGGTGACCCTGGTGGCCGGCGGCGGGGTGGCCCTGGCCGAGCACGTGGCCAAGACCATCCTTTGCGGCGCCGACGCCGTGAGCCTGGGCCTGGTGCTCAACGTGGCCATGGAGTGCCGCTTGTGCGGCTCTTGCACCGAGGGCTTCGACTGCCCGGTGAACCTGGACGGCATCGACGCCGAGCAGGGCAAACGCCGCGTGGTCAACCTGCTGGGCGCCTTCCACTCCCAGCTCATCGAGCTGATGGGGGCCATGGGCATCCGCGAGGTGCGCCGCCTGCGCGGCGAGATGGGCCGGGCCATGGTCTTCGAGGACCTGGAGAAGATGAGCTTCGCGCCCATCTTCGGCGAGCGGGTCACCGACCTGCCCCCCGCCAAGCCGACCGCGGCCCCTCCGCTGGCTCCCGGCGATTACAGCGCCCTGCCGGTCAATATCGCCACGGCGCCCTCGCGCTACCGCAACGCCCTGACCAAGTTCAAGGTCGAGCGCCTCAACACCTGCGTGGCCTGCGGCAAATGCGCCGAGGTCTGCCAGTTCGGGGTGCACGTAAAGGCCGGCGAGAAGATGCTGGCCCCGCGCAGCCGCCATTGCCGGGGCGCGGATTATTGCCGCTCCATCGGCTCCTATTGCGGCGACGCCTGTCCGGTGGAAGCCATTCGGGTGGGGCAAAACCCGGTGTGGAAGACCTTCGGCGATCCCCGCTGGCCCGCCGACCTGTTGGTGGCCACCTGGATCCAGGCCGAGACCGGCAAGCCGCCCGAGGAAAATCTGGAGTACCGCAAGGGCGCCAGCGGCGGCGGCTTCGACCGCATGGAGATAGTGTTCCCGCCCGAGCCGCCCGACGCCAGCTTCGGCCCTCAGGACGTGGACCTTTCCCTGCCCCTGAACCGGCGCGACGACGACGGCCGGCCTCCGGTGGAGATCGGCTTCCCGGTCTACGGCGGCGGCATGAGCTTCGGCTCGGTGAGCCAGGCCACCATGGAGAGCCGGGCCCGGGCTTACTCCTCCATGAACTCCTTCACCTGCACCGGTGAGGGTGGCTTCCCGCCCGTGCTGGAAAAATACTCCGACAACGTGATCACCCAGGTGGCCACGGGTCTGTTCGGGGTGCGCGAGGATACGATCCAGCGGGTACGCATCGTGGAGTTCAAATACGCCCAGGGCGCCAAGCCCGGCCTGGGCGGCCACCTGCTGGGCGACAAGGTCACCGAGGCGGTGGCCAAGATGCGCGAGGCCGTGGTGGGCACCTCCCTGTTCAGCCCCTTCCCCTTCCACTCCGTGTATTCGGTGGAAGACCACAAGAAGCACGTGGACTGGATCAAGCACGTCAACCCCACCACCCTGGTCTCGGTGAAGGTCTCCACCCCGGTGGACGTGGACATGGTGGCCGTGGGCTCCTATTACGCCGGGGCCCACATCGTGCACCTGGACGGCAGCTACGGCGGCACCGGGGCGGCACCGGACATCGCCAAGAAGAACATCGCCATGCCCATCGAGTACGCCATCCCCATGGTGCACCGCTTCCTCACCGAGGAGGGCATCCGCGACAAGATCACCCTGATCGCTTCCGGCGGAGTGCGCACCGCTTGGGACGTGGCCAAGGCCATCGCCCTGGGCGCCGACGGCATCGTCTGCGGCACCGCGGACATGGTGGCCCTGGAGTGCATCCGTTGCGCCAACTGCGAGTCCGGCCGGGGCTGTCCCCGGGGCATCGCCACCACCGACCCCGTGCTTTCGGCGGCTTATGACGCCGACTGGGGCAGCCAGCGGGTGATCAACCTGTTCAACTCCTGGGCCATCCAGCTGCGGGACATCCTGTGGCGCCTGGGGCTCAAGAGTGTTCGGGACCTGGTGGGACGCAGCGACCTGCTCACCCATCTGGATTATCAGAAAAAGGCTTGA